In one window of Pseudoliparis swirei isolate HS2019 ecotype Mariana Trench chromosome 15, NWPU_hadal_v1, whole genome shotgun sequence DNA:
- the tmem38b gene encoding trimeric intracellular cation channel type B produces the protein MDLFGLLHLDELSHGLANMSMFPFFDMAHYIVSILALREQPGALEVSRVSPLACWFSAMLFCFGGAVLSAVMLAEPVVAPLSNSTAVLLASITWYLVFYCPMDLVYSCAALLPLRLVLSGMKEVTRTWKVLGGVAQAHGKYKDSLLVMIAIGWAKGAGGGLISNFEQLVRGVWKPETNELLKMSYPTKITLIGAVLFALQQTHYLPLRTHHLMLIYTVFTVVNKSRMILTGSTGSPFAVIELAIYKTLFTGHAPCAALTGEVEKACLDRDATNGTASPAGTKEKNTPVPPVKGGRGSLKAKEESEDGDTTNCKKIN, from the exons atGGATTTGTTCGGGTTGCTGCATTTGGACGAGCTGTCCCACGGACTGGCAAACATGTCCATGTTTCCATTCTTTGACATGGCGCACTACATCGTGTCAATCCTGGCTCTGAGGGAGCAGCCAG GTGCTCTTGAGGTCTCGAGAGTCAGCCCCTTGGCCTGCTGGTTCAGCGCCATGCTCTTCTGCTTCGGGGGGGCCGTGCTGTCCGCCGTCATGCTGGCCGAGCCGGTTGTTGCACCTCTGTCCAACAGCACAGCTGTTCTGCTGGCTTCCATCACCTG GTACCTGGTGTTTTACTGCCCCATGGATCTGGTGTACAGCTGTGCTGCCCTGCTGCCTCTCAGGCTGGTGCTGTCGGGGATGAAGGAAGTGACCAGGACGTGGAAGGTGCTCGGGGGGGTCGCCCAGGCACACGGCAAATACAAAGACAGTCTGCTGGTCATGATTGCCATTGGGTGGGCTAAAG GTGCTGGAGGCGGTCTGATAAGTAACTTTGAGCAGCTTGTTCGAGGTGTTTGGAAACCAGAGACCAATGAGCTCCTAAAGATGTCTTA CCCCACCAAGATCACCCTGATCGGAGCGGTGCTGTTTGCTCTGCAGCAGACCCACTACCTGCCTCTCAGGACGCACCACCTGATGCTCATCTACACCGTCTTCACCGTCGTCAACAAG tcacGGATGATCCTGACCGGCTCCACCGGCTCACCGTTCGCCGTCATCGAGTTGGCCATCTACAAGACCCTCTTCACTGGCCACGCCCCTTGCGCCGCCCTCACCGGCGAGGTAGAGAAAGCGTGTCTCGATCGCGATGCGACAAACGGAACGGCCTCCCCGGCCGGAACCAAAGAGAAAAACACCCCGGTGCCTCCTGTCAAGGGAGGAAGGGGATCGCTCAAAGCCAAAGAGGAGTCGGAGGACGGCGACACAACTAACTGCAAGAAGATCAACTAG